One Luteolibacter flavescens DNA window includes the following coding sequences:
- a CDS encoding amidophosphoribosyltransferase — MSDFLKHECGIAAVRLRKPLAYYYDRYGTTLWGFQKLFLLMEKQHNRGQDGVGIGCAKLDMPLGQPYIFRRRDSERDGLSNIFRKEMKNFNKMARKGLLDPKRPESIKANYDFGGEVLVGHLRYGTSGEFDEGSCHPYLRRSNWPTRTLMVMGNFNMTNAAELNQVLVDRGQHPVFGTDTQTVLEEIGFHLDEAHTDLYRKLRDEGVDGREMPERISSELDLARIVGESAQAWDGGYSICGVVGNGDMFVMRDPRGIRPCHMLVTEDVIAFASERVPLMTVFEADASQVKALDPGCVVTIKADGTFNDTPFSPPQKYTPCSFEKIYFSRGNDPQIYRERKAMGASLVPQVVKAIESTFDKAVFSFIPNTAETAYYGLMDGLRLYRRQQVRSSILEAQANGELTPELLDDLILRNWPRGEKIAHKDIKMRTFIAQEKGRDQLVSHVYDITYGVVRPDDALVALDDSIVRGTTLKKSILKILARTTPRKIVVCSTAPQIRYPDCYGIDMSELGKFIAFQAAIALHRRAGRQALLDSIYEDCRSELLKPTSEMVNRVKGIYEAFTDDEISAEISRMVSPEDINCDVHVIFQTIENLHASVKGPCGDWYFTGDYPTPGGYAMVNAAYVNWYDGVGGRSYGLQL; from the coding sequence ATGAGCGACTTCCTGAAGCACGAATGCGGAATTGCCGCCGTCCGGCTCCGCAAACCGCTGGCCTATTACTACGACCGCTATGGCACCACCCTCTGGGGGTTCCAGAAGCTTTTCCTCCTCATGGAAAAGCAGCACAACCGCGGTCAGGACGGCGTGGGCATCGGCTGCGCGAAGCTCGATATGCCGCTCGGCCAGCCGTATATCTTCCGCCGCCGCGACAGCGAGCGGGACGGCCTGTCGAACATCTTCCGCAAGGAGATGAAGAACTTCAACAAGATGGCCCGCAAGGGACTGCTTGATCCGAAGCGCCCGGAAAGCATCAAGGCGAACTACGACTTCGGCGGCGAGGTCCTCGTCGGGCACCTGCGCTACGGCACGTCCGGCGAATTCGACGAAGGCTCCTGCCATCCGTACCTGCGCCGCAGCAACTGGCCGACCCGCACGCTCATGGTCATGGGCAATTTCAACATGACCAATGCCGCGGAGCTGAACCAGGTGCTCGTCGATCGCGGCCAGCACCCGGTCTTCGGCACCGACACGCAGACCGTGCTCGAGGAGATCGGCTTCCACCTCGATGAGGCGCACACCGATCTCTACCGCAAGCTGCGGGACGAGGGTGTGGACGGCCGCGAGATGCCGGAGCGGATTTCTTCCGAGCTGGATCTCGCCCGTATCGTCGGCGAGTCCGCCCAGGCATGGGACGGCGGCTACTCGATCTGCGGTGTCGTCGGAAATGGCGACATGTTCGTGATGCGCGATCCGCGCGGCATCCGCCCGTGCCACATGCTGGTGACGGAGGACGTGATCGCCTTCGCTTCCGAGCGAGTGCCGCTGATGACCGTCTTCGAGGCCGATGCCTCGCAGGTGAAGGCGCTGGATCCTGGCTGCGTCGTCACGATCAAGGCGGACGGCACCTTCAACGATACCCCGTTTTCCCCGCCGCAGAAGTACACGCCGTGCTCCTTCGAGAAGATCTACTTCTCCCGTGGCAATGACCCGCAGATCTATCGTGAGCGGAAGGCGATGGGTGCCTCGCTGGTGCCGCAGGTGGTGAAGGCGATCGAGAGCACCTTTGACAAGGCGGTCTTCTCCTTCATCCCGAATACCGCCGAGACCGCCTACTATGGCCTGATGGACGGCCTCCGCCTCTACCGCCGCCAGCAGGTCCGCTCGTCCATCCTCGAGGCACAGGCAAACGGGGAGCTTACCCCGGAGCTGCTCGACGACCTCATCCTCCGCAACTGGCCGCGTGGCGAGAAGATCGCCCACAAGGACATCAAGATGCGGACCTTCATTGCCCAGGAAAAGGGCCGCGACCAACTGGTGTCCCACGTTTACGACATCACCTACGGCGTGGTCCGTCCGGACGATGCGCTGGTGGCCCTCGACGACTCGATCGTGCGCGGCACCACGCTGAAGAAGTCGATTCTCAAGATCCTCGCTCGCACCACCCCGCGCAAGATCGTCGTCTGCTCCACCGCACCGCAGATCCGCTATCCGGACTGCTACGGTATCGACATGTCGGAGCTGGGCAAGTTCATCGCCTTCCAGGCGGCGATCGCCCTGCACCGCCGCGCCGGTCGCCAGGCTCTCCTCGATAGCATCTACGAGGACTGCCGTAGCGAGCTGCTGAAGCCGACGTCGGAAATGGTCAACCGCGTGAAGGGCATCTACGAGGCCTTCACCGACGACGAGATTTCCGCGGAGATCAGCCGCATGGTGTCGCCCGAGGACATCAACTGCGACGTGCACGTCATCTTCCAGACCATCGAGAATCTGCACGCGTCCGTGAAGGGCCCCTGCGGCGATTGGTACTTCACCGGCGACTACCCGACTCCCGGCGGCTACGCCATGGTGAATGCCGCCTATGTGAATTGGTATGACGGCGTCGGTGGCCGCAGCTACGGGCTGCAGCTCTGA
- a CDS encoding helix-turn-helix transcriptional regulator: protein MFVPGFRDLVKEGWVKILDELKVSGGLPVPELSRRLGGSYMGMKDQCDRLVKLGYVERWRLPRQEVGRPEIMYRLAPKSEAIFPQAGSALSLDLLEAARTLFGDAAPERLLMQYFTHLRERWRPKLIKAKSLVERATLLSGLREKEGCFGRCKYDPARGFRIEEYHHPLQPVFAAYPGAITLEVRMMEELLGTRITRREIPGGRGGPARIDYEVATLGVREGV from the coding sequence ATGTTTGTGCCGGGCTTCCGCGACTTGGTGAAAGAGGGGTGGGTGAAGATCCTCGATGAATTGAAGGTATCCGGAGGCTTGCCCGTGCCCGAGCTGAGCCGGCGTCTCGGCGGCAGCTACATGGGGATGAAAGACCAGTGCGACCGTCTGGTGAAGCTGGGTTATGTGGAGCGCTGGCGCCTGCCGCGGCAGGAGGTCGGGCGACCTGAGATCATGTACCGGCTGGCGCCAAAGTCAGAGGCTATTTTTCCCCAGGCGGGCTCGGCTCTCTCGCTGGACCTGCTGGAAGCGGCGCGGACGCTTTTCGGCGATGCCGCGCCGGAGCGGCTGCTGATGCAGTATTTCACCCATCTCCGCGAGCGCTGGCGGCCGAAGCTGATAAAGGCGAAGTCGCTGGTGGAGCGGGCGACGCTGCTCTCCGGCCTGCGGGAGAAGGAAGGCTGCTTCGGCAGGTGCAAGTATGACCCGGCGCGGGGCTTTCGCATCGAGGAGTATCACCATCCGCTGCAGCCGGTCTTTGCAGCCTATCCCGGGGCGATTACCCTGGAAGTTCGGATGATGGAGGAGCTGCTGGGCACCCGCATCACCCGGCGGGAGATTCCCGGTGGTCGTGGCGGGCCGGCGCGCATCGACTACGAGGTGGCCACGCTGGGCGTCCGCGAGGGTGTCTGA
- a CDS encoding phosphotransferase enzyme family protein, whose translation MHDVRQIAGLFEMRADFVDAQPYGSGHINDTYCAWYDQAGIRVRFIHQRINHQIFKDPASLMENIERVTSHSLARLLDQNHPEARRRTLSVVPGLDGKPFVVDREGNFWRTYPFIERARGYDEIRTNLQAEQAARAFGEFQKLAADLGGKRLNETIPDFHHTPKRLQALQDAIAADSFGRVLGCQPEIEFALARANDCRKVTDLIAAGVIPERVTHNDTKLNNVLLDDVTSEGVCVIDLDTTMPGSVLYDFGDMVRTATPTTREDETDLSLISMRLDRFDALVRGYLDTAASFLNRAEVDHLAFSGKLLTLECGIRFLTDYLQGDTYFKTKRPGHNLDRCRSQFTMVKAIEENLERMEEIVQVTAGSDKIVFAA comes from the coding sequence ATGCACGATGTCCGACAGATCGCCGGCCTCTTTGAAATGAGGGCCGACTTCGTTGATGCCCAGCCTTACGGCTCCGGGCACATCAACGACACGTATTGCGCGTGGTACGATCAGGCAGGCATCCGCGTCCGCTTCATCCACCAGCGGATCAATCACCAAATCTTCAAGGACCCGGCGAGCCTGATGGAGAATATCGAGCGGGTGACTTCCCACTCGCTGGCCCGCCTGCTCGACCAGAACCACCCGGAAGCCCGGCGTCGCACCTTGTCCGTCGTACCCGGCCTCGACGGAAAGCCCTTCGTGGTGGACCGCGAGGGGAATTTCTGGCGCACCTATCCCTTCATCGAGCGCGCCCGCGGCTATGATGAGATCCGCACGAATCTCCAGGCAGAGCAAGCCGCGCGGGCCTTTGGCGAATTCCAGAAGCTCGCGGCCGACCTTGGCGGCAAGCGCCTGAACGAGACGATCCCGGACTTCCACCACACGCCGAAGCGCCTCCAGGCACTGCAGGACGCGATCGCCGCGGACAGCTTCGGACGCGTGCTCGGTTGCCAGCCGGAGATCGAGTTCGCACTCGCCCGTGCCAACGATTGCCGGAAAGTCACCGACCTCATCGCCGCGGGCGTCATCCCCGAGCGAGTGACCCACAATGACACCAAGCTGAACAACGTCCTCCTCGATGATGTGACCTCGGAAGGCGTGTGCGTCATCGATCTGGACACCACCATGCCGGGCTCCGTGCTCTATGACTTCGGCGACATGGTCCGCACCGCCACTCCGACCACCCGTGAGGATGAGACGGATCTCTCGCTGATCAGCATGCGGCTCGACCGCTTCGATGCGCTCGTCCGCGGCTATCTCGATACCGCCGCCTCTTTCCTGAACCGCGCGGAAGTGGATCACCTCGCCTTCTCCGGCAAGCTGCTCACGCTGGAGTGCGGCATCCGCTTCCTCACCGACTACCTGCAGGGCGACACCTACTTTAAGACGAAGCGCCCCGGCCACAATCTCGACCGCTGCCGCTCGCAATTCACCATGGTGAAGGCCATCGAGGAAAACCTCGAGCGCATGGAAGAAATCGTGCAAGTGACCGCCGGCAGCGACAAGATCGTCTTCGCCGCCTGA
- a CDS encoding DUF6600 domain-containing protein, giving the protein MKPRHFFWAPSALCLLIASCDRNKSSSATTGGSEATDPMAAERAALENERMAFERQRLDDERAQLEADKAALEAEREDRLAQREQDANQRDLTLEERQRALADRELDLRDREGDLADREAGLSQRELELAGQDYIEDWEPDPIPNYQEPVADYGTFYNDLQPYGSWFETPDYGYVYQPTVVVQDNSWRPYTRGKWACTNRGWTWVSDEPFGWACFHYGRWTLLSGRGWVWVPGDEWAPSWVTWREGDDCIGWAPLPPETLCYRGRGWSSSVEVDFGIGHSLFSFVHSRNMADPIWRHCLPVAQNNIFIKKTVNITNIHIQRDRVVSGGPRYEKLRGLVRKPWPVYQLETDRTKGIRDIASRNAQMRGNRLEVFAPGMNTRWNAGMKPERVKGKWDDVKPVRAEGGVKPEWTQRFREAREKQKEQAVAWKRDNSAGDDAQKQLQANREKVGEAQKTYQAKQREIAETRREKMVARREEQAAKNQPKPTPEAGPGQPATPGKQSQGGAPDRKPSLAERQRELTERMREGRGRGQGQGAAEPQTETPQNTPPGRGARPNTPPATGAERNRPGGNGRNQGGGGRGGNAAPPLTQQDAERNGQPQQPQTQPQQPNQEKSPMPSRRPLQNPAETPEGQERRAEARAERNRQREREKSAEIDQQNERFRQQQQEVARERRESAIREQQRARDKAERESQQAADERARQARESAEQRRRDEWEKEMSEREKKARDDQQRERESQERDQKARQQRQDDLNRQEQERERGRQQQEERARQQEQMREQQERAREQQEARRQQEQERAKQQQEERARQQEQERARQEERMREQQERARQQEEARRQQQEQERARQEERMREQQERAREQEEARRQQQEERARQQQEQQRQQEEARRQQEQQRQQEEAARRQQEEQQRQQEEAGRQQEQQRQQEEARRQQEQQRQQ; this is encoded by the coding sequence ATGAAACCCCGACACTTCTTCTGGGCCCCTTCCGCCCTGTGTCTCCTGATCGCCTCGTGCGACAGGAACAAGTCCAGCTCCGCCACGACTGGCGGAAGCGAAGCTACCGACCCGATGGCAGCCGAACGTGCCGCCTTGGAAAACGAGCGCATGGCCTTCGAGCGACAGCGGCTGGATGACGAGCGAGCCCAACTGGAAGCGGACAAGGCAGCACTGGAAGCCGAGCGCGAAGACCGCCTTGCTCAGCGCGAACAAGACGCGAACCAGCGTGACCTGACCCTCGAAGAAAGGCAGCGCGCACTGGCAGATCGCGAGCTGGACCTGCGCGACCGGGAAGGGGACCTCGCGGATCGCGAGGCCGGCCTGAGCCAGCGCGAGCTGGAGCTGGCGGGACAGGACTACATTGAGGATTGGGAGCCGGATCCAATCCCGAACTACCAGGAGCCGGTGGCCGACTACGGCACCTTTTACAATGACCTCCAGCCTTACGGCTCGTGGTTCGAGACGCCGGACTATGGTTACGTTTATCAGCCGACCGTGGTCGTGCAGGACAATTCATGGCGTCCCTACACCCGCGGGAAGTGGGCATGCACGAACCGCGGATGGACTTGGGTCTCGGACGAGCCCTTCGGCTGGGCATGCTTCCACTATGGCCGCTGGACCTTGCTCTCCGGTCGCGGGTGGGTGTGGGTGCCCGGCGACGAGTGGGCTCCTTCCTGGGTGACGTGGCGCGAGGGCGACGACTGCATCGGCTGGGCACCGCTGCCGCCGGAGACGCTCTGCTATCGCGGCCGTGGCTGGAGCTCGAGCGTCGAGGTGGACTTTGGCATCGGCCACTCGCTCTTCAGCTTCGTCCACAGCCGGAACATGGCGGACCCGATCTGGCGTCACTGCCTGCCCGTCGCGCAGAACAACATCTTCATCAAGAAGACGGTCAATATCACCAACATCCACATCCAGCGCGACCGGGTGGTGAGCGGTGGACCGCGCTATGAAAAGCTGCGCGGTCTGGTTCGCAAGCCATGGCCGGTGTATCAGCTCGAGACGGATCGCACGAAGGGCATCCGCGATATCGCAAGCCGGAATGCACAGATGCGCGGCAATCGCCTCGAGGTCTTCGCGCCGGGTATGAATACCCGGTGGAATGCCGGGATGAAGCCCGAGCGGGTCAAGGGCAAGTGGGACGACGTGAAGCCGGTGCGTGCCGAGGGCGGCGTGAAGCCGGAGTGGACGCAGCGTTTCCGCGAAGCCCGCGAGAAGCAGAAGGAGCAGGCGGTGGCTTGGAAGCGCGATAACTCCGCGGGTGATGATGCGCAGAAGCAGCTTCAGGCGAACCGCGAGAAGGTCGGCGAAGCGCAGAAGACCTATCAAGCGAAGCAGCGCGAGATCGCGGAAACGCGCCGTGAGAAGATGGTGGCGAGGCGCGAGGAGCAGGCGGCGAAGAATCAGCCCAAGCCAACGCCGGAAGCCGGACCGGGCCAGCCCGCCACTCCCGGCAAGCAGTCGCAAGGTGGCGCACCGGATCGCAAGCCATCACTGGCAGAGCGGCAGCGCGAACTCACCGAACGCATGCGCGAAGGTCGCGGCAGGGGCCAGGGTCAGGGTGCTGCTGAGCCTCAGACGGAGACTCCGCAGAACACGCCACCGGGTCGCGGCGCTCGGCCTAACACCCCACCTGCAACCGGAGCGGAACGCAATCGTCCCGGCGGCAACGGCCGGAACCAAGGTGGTGGGGGCCGGGGTGGAAATGCTGCGCCTCCTTTGACGCAACAGGATGCGGAGAGAAACGGCCAGCCGCAGCAGCCGCAAACCCAGCCACAGCAGCCAAATCAGGAAAAGTCGCCGATGCCGAGCAGGCGTCCGTTGCAAAATCCTGCCGAGACACCCGAAGGCCAGGAGCGTCGTGCCGAAGCAAGGGCGGAGAGGAACCGTCAACGCGAGCGTGAGAAAAGCGCCGAGATCGACCAGCAGAACGAGCGTTTCCGCCAGCAGCAGCAGGAAGTGGCTCGCGAACGACGTGAGTCTGCGATCCGCGAACAGCAGCGCGCCCGCGACAAGGCTGAACGGGAAAGTCAACAAGCAGCGGATGAGCGCGCCCGTCAGGCACGCGAAAGTGCCGAGCAGAGAAGGCGCGATGAATGGGAGAAGGAGATGTCGGAGCGCGAGAAGAAAGCTCGTGACGATCAGCAGCGGGAACGCGAAAGCCAGGAACGTGACCAGAAGGCACGTCAGCAGCGTCAAGACGATCTGAACCGGCAAGAGCAGGAGCGGGAGCGTGGCCGCCAGCAGCAGGAAGAACGCGCGCGCCAGCAAGAGCAGATGCGTGAGCAACAGGAGCGCGCCCGCGAACAGCAAGAGGCACGCCGCCAGCAGGAGCAGGAACGCGCGAAGCAACAGCAGGAGGAGCGAGCACGCCAGCAGGAGCAAGAACGCGCCCGACAGGAGGAAAGGATGCGCGAACAACAGGAGCGTGCACGCCAGCAGGAAGAAGCCCGCCGTCAGCAGCAAGAGCAAGAGCGAGCCCGTCAGGAAGAGCGGATGCGTGAACAACAGGAGCGCGCCCGCGAGCAGGAAGAAGCGCGCCGTCAGCAACAAGAAGAGCGCGCGCGCCAACAGCAAGAGCAGCAACGTCAGCAGGAAGAGGCCCGTCGCCAGCAGGAGCAGCAGCGCCAGCAAGAAGAGGCTGCCCGTCGTCAGCAGGAAGAGCAGCAACGCCAGCAAGAGGAGGCCGGTCGCCAGCAGGAACAACAGCGCCAGCAGGAAGAGGCTCGCCGTCAGCAAGAGCAGCAGCGTCAGCAGTGA
- a CDS encoding NAD-dependent epimerase/dehydratase family protein gives MKILVTGGSGFIGSHIVEHYQDKADEIRVIDNLRTGYRKNLNGLKHVFIEGSITDHETVAKAVEGVDYVFHLAALVSVPESMAKPAECVDINVHGLLNVLEASAAAGVKKLVFASSAAIYGDNPTVPKLETMLPEPKSPYAITKLDGEYYLDLFNRERGLETAAIRFFNVFGPRQDPKGAYAAAVPIFIEKALKGEDITVHGDGQQTRDFIYVKDIVGALSFAVETPGVTGVFNAGYGGQMTINDLATKILAAAGSTSQVLHGPERAGDVKHSRSSADKLRDAGWQPAHALDESLATTLEFFRK, from the coding sequence ATGAAAATCCTCGTCACCGGAGGCTCCGGTTTCATCGGCTCGCACATCGTCGAGCACTATCAGGACAAGGCGGACGAGATCCGCGTAATCGATAATCTGCGCACGGGATACCGGAAGAATCTCAATGGCCTGAAGCACGTCTTCATCGAAGGCTCGATCACCGACCACGAGACCGTGGCAAAGGCAGTCGAGGGAGTGGACTACGTCTTCCACCTGGCCGCGCTGGTCAGCGTGCCCGAGTCGATGGCGAAGCCGGCCGAGTGCGTGGACATCAACGTCCACGGCCTGTTGAACGTGTTGGAAGCCTCCGCAGCAGCAGGCGTGAAGAAGCTCGTTTTCGCCTCCTCCGCCGCGATCTACGGCGACAATCCCACGGTGCCGAAGCTGGAGACGATGCTGCCGGAACCGAAGAGCCCGTACGCGATCACGAAGCTCGACGGGGAATACTACCTCGACCTTTTCAACCGCGAGCGTGGCTTGGAAACCGCGGCCATCCGCTTCTTCAATGTCTTCGGTCCGCGCCAGGATCCGAAAGGCGCGTATGCCGCAGCCGTGCCCATCTTCATCGAAAAGGCGCTCAAGGGAGAGGACATCACCGTGCATGGCGATGGCCAGCAGACACGCGACTTCATCTACGTGAAGGACATCGTCGGCGCGCTCTCCTTCGCCGTGGAGACTCCCGGTGTCACCGGTGTCTTCAATGCCGGCTATGGCGGCCAGATGACCATCAACGATCTCGCCACGAAGATCCTCGCCGCAGCCGGTTCCACCTCGCAGGTCCTGCACGGTCCCGAGCGTGCGGGCGATGTGAAGCACTCGCGCTCCAGCGCCGACAAGCTCCGCGACGCGGGATGGCAACCGGCTCACGCGCTGGACGAATCGCTGGCGACAACGCTGGAGTTCTTCCGGAAGTAA
- the purM gene encoding phosphoribosylformylglycinamidine cyclo-ligase translates to MGSKLTYQQAGVDTRRAAALVGDIKSHVARTQQNRKLLGAFGLFAACYDLSSYKEPVIVTGCDGVGTKLELLLEHDLLEIAGKDLVAMSVNDILTTGGDPLLFLDYIGIAALDEEKITRLIAGMCDYLASCDCILAGGETAEMPGIVPADVIELSGFCIGCAEKPELIDPSTLQVGDVLVGYKSDSIHANGWSLVRRVLKENPGCVSEEELTGFLEPTRLYHDVVRDIRAAGVKPKAYAHITGGGLPENLERLFRGFGADLEIPKWELPGIDKLLAHVDSEDRFHTFNMGIGWVAIVSPAEAEKILSAGPGGTILGTLVDTEGVRVKVRGE, encoded by the coding sequence ATGGGATCAAAGCTGACTTACCAGCAGGCCGGGGTGGACACGCGTAGAGCGGCCGCCCTGGTGGGTGACATCAAGAGCCACGTGGCCCGCACGCAGCAGAACCGTAAGCTTCTCGGAGCATTCGGTCTCTTCGCTGCCTGCTACGATCTCAGCTCTTATAAAGAGCCGGTGATCGTGACCGGCTGTGATGGCGTGGGCACGAAGCTGGAGCTCCTGCTGGAGCACGATCTCCTGGAGATCGCCGGCAAGGACCTGGTCGCGATGAGCGTGAACGACATCCTCACCACCGGTGGGGATCCGCTGCTCTTCCTCGACTACATCGGCATCGCAGCGCTGGATGAAGAGAAGATCACCCGCCTGATCGCGGGCATGTGCGACTACCTCGCTTCTTGCGATTGCATTCTCGCGGGCGGCGAAACCGCGGAGATGCCCGGCATCGTCCCGGCCGACGTGATCGAGCTTTCCGGCTTCTGCATCGGCTGCGCCGAGAAGCCCGAGCTGATCGATCCGTCCACGCTGCAGGTCGGCGACGTGCTCGTCGGCTACAAGTCGGACAGCATCCACGCCAATGGCTGGAGTCTCGTCCGCCGCGTGCTGAAGGAGAATCCCGGCTGCGTGAGCGAGGAGGAGCTCACCGGTTTCCTGGAGCCGACCCGTCTCTATCACGATGTCGTCCGCGACATCCGCGCCGCCGGTGTGAAGCCGAAGGCCTACGCCCACATCACCGGCGGTGGCCTGCCGGAGAATCTGGAGCGCCTTTTCCGCGGCTTCGGTGCCGATCTGGAGATCCCGAAGTGGGAACTCCCCGGCATCGACAAGCTGCTGGCCCACGTGGATTCGGAAGACCGCTTCCACACCTTCAACATGGGTATCGGTTGGGTGGCCATCGTTTCGCCCGCCGAGGCGGAAAAGATCCTCTCCGCCGGTCCGGGAGGAACAATCCTTGGCACCCTGGTTGACACCGAGGGTGTCCGGGTGAAAGTCCGCGGCGAGTAA
- a CDS encoding tetratricopeptide repeat protein — MDHPPRFAFLQPALRVGLPLILLAAMILAIFQQVFKSPMAFDDNLSIIHVRSFKGWMEIWGRDAFDFFRPMKSLFFLLIEESGGGMTRYHWATLAAYYLATCGVFALTLRLSGNAIVAFATGAIWAIAPTGGTVATWASCFNINLAAAAMTFCALSYDVMRSGSGRRTIIPGIMATLFLVLGLLSYETAIATAPLLVLVDAFRDRKIFCKRSMIHYGVIALIVISWLVCRKMIGAPPYRGNNPSLDPAMPLWQLSASAPYFLWTHLLMWLFPSGRLETFGSYLWDRSVPAVILPFCWIFLLGTIFLGVRLWRRAPLFFFGAAWFIVAAFPSGNFIPMRNTPFADYYVPIPSIGLCLMLAAILRAAIQRLRHPGIGRPAMAGAVAILVGISGWRLAQLPVLFDWLEAWEVPPQIMAKTAAARPHQFFAHASVAYELALGPTEKTPETLDLIEANALEAEKDMPDMAIIYTTLGEVARYRGQRDLAIQHYEKALKLRHISYKILLLTRRQLVLCLMEPPNADYEKAHANLLILLRHHEHVEHPGYVLLAATLMREWGKPEEEIKTLEKGLSYHPDNAEIRTALEKARARAAAPSK; from the coding sequence ATGGACCATCCTCCCCGATTCGCGTTCCTCCAACCGGCACTCCGCGTGGGTCTGCCGCTTATCTTGCTCGCCGCGATGATCCTCGCGATCTTCCAGCAGGTCTTCAAATCGCCGATGGCGTTCGACGACAATCTCTCGATCATTCACGTCAGAAGCTTCAAGGGCTGGATGGAAATATGGGGGCGGGATGCCTTCGATTTCTTCCGCCCGATGAAGAGCTTGTTCTTCTTGCTGATCGAAGAATCGGGCGGCGGGATGACCCGCTATCACTGGGCCACCCTGGCCGCCTACTACCTCGCCACCTGCGGCGTCTTTGCCCTGACCCTGCGTCTCTCCGGAAATGCCATCGTGGCATTTGCCACAGGAGCCATCTGGGCAATCGCACCGACCGGCGGGACCGTCGCCACCTGGGCGAGCTGCTTCAATATCAACCTCGCAGCCGCCGCGATGACCTTTTGCGCCCTTTCCTACGATGTCATGCGGAGCGGCTCAGGCCGCCGCACCATCATCCCGGGGATCATGGCCACGCTGTTCCTTGTCCTGGGCCTGCTCTCCTATGAGACCGCGATCGCCACCGCGCCTCTCCTCGTGCTTGTGGATGCCTTCCGCGACAGGAAGATCTTTTGCAAACGGTCGATGATCCACTATGGGGTCATCGCCCTGATCGTGATTTCTTGGCTTGTCTGCCGCAAGATGATCGGTGCCCCTCCTTACCGGGGCAATAACCCGAGCCTCGATCCGGCGATGCCGCTCTGGCAACTCTCCGCCTCGGCCCCCTACTTCCTCTGGACCCACCTGCTGATGTGGCTCTTCCCTTCCGGCAGGCTGGAGACCTTCGGCAGCTACCTCTGGGATCGCTCCGTCCCCGCTGTCATCCTTCCCTTCTGCTGGATTTTCCTCCTCGGCACCATCTTCCTGGGCGTCCGGCTCTGGCGGCGGGCTCCCCTCTTCTTCTTCGGCGCGGCTTGGTTCATAGTCGCGGCATTTCCCTCGGGGAATTTCATCCCCATGAGGAATACACCCTTCGCCGACTACTACGTGCCCATCCCGTCCATCGGACTCTGCCTGATGCTGGCGGCGATCCTTCGCGCAGCCATTCAGCGCCTGCGGCATCCGGGCATCGGCCGACCCGCCATGGCCGGGGCGGTCGCCATCCTCGTGGGCATCTCAGGCTGGCGACTCGCCCAGCTTCCGGTGCTCTTCGATTGGCTGGAAGCCTGGGAAGTGCCACCCCAGATCATGGCGAAGACTGCGGCCGCGCGCCCGCACCAGTTCTTCGCCCACGCCTCGGTCGCCTACGAACTCGCCCTCGGCCCCACGGAGAAGACCCCGGAAACACTCGATCTGATCGAAGCCAACGCCCTCGAAGCGGAGAAGGACATGCCCGACATGGCCATCATCTACACCACTCTAGGTGAAGTCGCCCGCTACCGTGGCCAGCGCGACCTCGCGATCCAGCACTACGAGAAGGCCCTCAAGCTGCGGCATATCAGCTACAAGATCTTGCTGCTGACGCGCCGCCAACTGGTCCTCTGCCTGATGGAGCCGCCCAACGCGGACTACGAAAAGGCCCACGCAAACCTGTTGATCCTGCTCCGCCATCACGAGCACGTCGAACATCCGGGATACGTCCTGCTCGCGGCCACCCTCATGCGCGAGTGGGGCAAGCCGGAGGAAGAAATCAAAACCCTGGAGAAGGGCCTGAGCTACCACCCTGATAATGCGGAGATCCGGACCGCCTTGGAAAAAGCACGCGCCCGGGCCGCGGCGCCCTCGAAATGA